The genomic interval GCCTCTTCTGACCCACCCCCGACAGAGATCGCCGCCTCTAATGTCGGGCTGTCGGGGTTAGTCGAAAAACTCATCATTCCTCTGTCAAACCAGCTTCAACAACTGACAGAAGCCATTCAAAGTCTTAAAACACTGCCAAGCACTAGCCGCACTGTCCCCATTGAAAATAAACTGCTGCTGACCCTAAAAGAAGTTCAAGCGCTCACTGGGTTAAGTCGTGACACTCTACGAGAAGCTATCACCGATGGCCAACTTAAAGCGCAGATCGTCGGGAAAGCTTGGCGGGTAAAGCGAAAAGATTTAGAGGAGTACATCGAAAATTTATAACCCGATCCTAGTTAATATCGACAGTCGGGTAAGTTGTCGGTTACTGTCGGGGTCGAGTTAAATTTTTCAGTTTCTCGCTCTCTCTGTGCCGCACCCCCTAAAATACAGTTAGTCCCCAAGCGACGGCCATCACTGGGGGACTGGAAAAAACTTTGTTAATTGGAGTATAACCCATGACCACTGTAACCGAAGCAGACATCAAAGAGCTAAAAGAGTTAATTGTTAAGCAAAGCGAACAATTAAACAGCATTGATAAACGATTGGCAGTTATTGAGGCTCGATTAGATGAATGGAAGCCAATGATTCAAAAAATTCCGGATTTAGCTGAGAAAGTAGGGGAATTAAAGAACTGGAAGCAGTTTTTTCTTCTTGGTGTTACCTCATTGGGATCAGGTCTGATTGGATGGCTGATTAGAGGAGGAAACCGCCTCCAGTGATAGACAGACTTAAAGGGTAGGCGCTCTTAATACCCTTTAACTCAACAAAATTAACTATTCTGTTGACTATTTTTAGGATCGATGAACTCAATCACCCGCGCTACCTCTGACACAGAAATTATCCTTCTTTGGCTTAATGGAAAGTCGAAAACAACCATAATTAGTTATCAATGCCACATTAAACAGTTTTTAGAATTTGTCGGCAAGCCGTTAAGGGATGTTACTCTTGATGACTTATCTTTATGGGTTAATCGTCTTAATCTCACCTATCAGCCGGTG from Gloeothece citriformis PCC 7424 carries:
- a CDS encoding helix-turn-helix domain-containing protein encodes the protein MTLKEVQALTGLSRDTLREAITDGQLKAQIVGKAWRVKRKDLEEYIENL